The Streptomyces sp. NL15-2K genome contains a region encoding:
- a CDS encoding SpoIIE family protein phosphatase, with protein sequence MTTAEIDFEELFDAAPNPYLVLDADLVVRYANRAYLQVTGRTREGLVGRYILEAFPDTPAAPEAARDFGASLQRVLDSREPDVVAPHRFDISVAGGPGDLEERWWCGMSSPVLGPDGTVKWIIARADDVTEFMRSPVIRELAPPLNKQATGIAAQVYARSHDLEQLNEQLRQAHAHEREIAVTLQEVMLRSPDLDRHRDIAVRYLPASGSLNVCGDWYDVVDLPPDRCSIAVGDVVGHGLQAAAVMGMLRSALSAAIRAVPSPAQALEVLGLYARAVDGALATTVAKVLIDPRSRLIIYSNAGHPPPVLLHPDGSRQLLDQATDPPLGARPEHVPRPQAVLSYTPGDTLVLYTDGLIERRGEDIDIGLARLTDSLAQYSTLPVEELADALLAHLGVDGGGWDDIALVVVRL encoded by the coding sequence GTGACGACAGCAGAGATCGATTTCGAGGAGCTGTTCGACGCCGCACCGAACCCGTACCTGGTGCTGGACGCCGACCTGGTGGTCCGCTACGCCAACCGGGCCTACCTCCAGGTCACTGGCCGGACCCGCGAAGGGCTGGTCGGGCGGTACATCTTGGAGGCGTTTCCGGACACCCCCGCCGCGCCGGAAGCGGCGCGTGACTTCGGCGCCTCACTCCAGCGCGTGCTGGACTCCCGGGAGCCCGATGTGGTGGCACCGCACCGATTCGACATTTCCGTCGCCGGCGGGCCGGGCGACCTCGAGGAGCGCTGGTGGTGCGGGATGTCCAGCCCCGTCCTGGGGCCGGACGGCACCGTGAAATGGATCATCGCGCGGGCCGACGACGTCACCGAGTTCATGCGTTCCCCTGTCATCCGTGAGCTCGCCCCGCCGCTGAACAAGCAGGCGACAGGGATCGCGGCCCAGGTCTACGCCCGGTCACACGATCTGGAACAGCTGAACGAGCAACTGCGCCAGGCGCATGCCCACGAACGGGAAATCGCCGTCACCCTGCAGGAGGTCATGCTCCGCTCGCCCGACCTGGACAGGCACCGGGACATCGCCGTGCGCTACCTGCCCGCCAGCGGATCACTCAACGTGTGCGGTGACTGGTACGACGTGGTCGATCTGCCGCCCGACCGCTGCTCCATCGCTGTCGGGGACGTCGTGGGCCACGGCCTGCAGGCCGCCGCCGTCATGGGCATGCTGCGCAGCGCCCTGAGCGCGGCCATCCGAGCCGTTCCCAGCCCCGCGCAGGCCCTGGAGGTACTGGGCCTGTACGCCCGGGCGGTCGACGGCGCGCTGGCCACCACCGTGGCCAAAGTGCTCATCGACCCGCGCAGCCGGCTGATCATCTACAGCAACGCCGGCCACCCACCGCCGGTACTGCTCCATCCGGACGGCAGCCGGCAACTGCTGGACCAAGCCACGGATCCACCGCTGGGCGCCCGACCGGAACATGTCCCCCGCCCTCAGGCCGTCCTGTCCTACACCCCGGGGGACACCCTCGTGCTCTACACCGACGGGCTCATCGAACGCCGCGGTGAAGACATCGATATCGGTCTGGCCCGGCTGACCGACTCCCTCGCCCAGTACAGCACCCTCCCCGTCGAAGAACTCGCCGATGCGCTGCTGGCCCACCTGGGCGTCGACGGCGGTGGCTGGGACGACATCGCCCTGGTCGTCGTCCGTCTGTGA
- a CDS encoding bifunctional YncE family protein/alkaline phosphatase family protein: protein MQVTRRRRRVEKERSGFLGRRLGRRIPLLTTGTTAVALVAAGTAFAQTTQFGTDQVGQVTDHGQVISSDQYIAPYGDHLVVDNGKIMSSSVSPDGTHLAASVTDGGAALSIVDLKNWKVQQLVGNSASSNPRISGNDVGQEGPTYSPDGKQLWLGQTDGYTKFTVNPDGGVADPTAVKIPADGAKHALVGEAVFSPDGSTVYSAVNGQNRVVAIDTATGTIEQSWAVGNAPRDMVEVGSKLYVSNEGGRPAKPGDTTINSYGTQVPASPVTAATTTGTVSVIDLANPSAAVASINVGLHPTALYAKKGALFVTNTATNDVSVINTADDKVVQTIATQPWPEASVGYEPDAVTLTDDGHLLVTLGRANAVAVYRYTSPQEPVSYVGLLPTDYFPAEIATVGNQVLVSNTRGVDARRPTNSAGHGTHDTTSSLQRFTLPDDSVIKSETAKVFQQNGWNAGSVAPTDGKSTVKPVSVPARLGDLSTIKHVFLIVKENRTYDQVLGDMPQGNGDPSLAEFGENVTPNQHALAQQFGLYDNMYDIGTNSAEGHNWLMQADDPEYTESSAGEYARSYDTEDDALGHQRTGFLWTGAQAAGRSVRDFGEFQQFLTKPSGATWQNLYCDAKNMDATGQDTAYTLNSSSPIPSLNDVSVHGFPKFDTSIPDIYREQIWKRDFEKNGPANLNMFWLSSDHTGGPANAASQVADNDLATGRIVDEISHSKYWKDSAIFVVEDDSQAGLDHVDGHRAPIQIISPWARHGTVDNHYYTQITMIRTIEQILGIHPMNQKDSAATPMRGAFTQHPDYTPFKALPNRTSLTTGLSTPPACGVDTPAPQDPSAAAVPSAKVPADERAVAAKWEDWKSHQRLTGPNAVPDFANPAQMNHFTWYQTHDWKKPYPGESKILTPDDVPGAYLPSPESDG from the coding sequence ATGCAGGTAACACGCCGCCGCAGGCGTGTCGAGAAGGAGCGTTCCGGATTTCTCGGCAGACGCCTCGGCCGCCGGATACCCCTGCTGACGACGGGCACCACCGCTGTCGCCCTCGTCGCCGCCGGCACCGCATTCGCCCAGACGACCCAGTTCGGCACCGACCAGGTCGGCCAGGTCACCGATCATGGCCAGGTCATCTCCAGCGACCAGTACATCGCCCCGTACGGCGACCACCTCGTCGTCGACAACGGCAAGATCATGTCGTCCTCGGTCAGCCCGGACGGCACCCACCTCGCGGCCTCGGTCACCGACGGCGGGGCGGCGCTGTCCATCGTGGACCTGAAGAACTGGAAGGTGCAGCAGCTCGTCGGCAACTCCGCGTCGTCGAACCCGCGCATCAGCGGCAATGACGTGGGCCAGGAAGGCCCAACGTACTCACCCGACGGCAAGCAGCTGTGGCTGGGCCAGACCGACGGCTACACCAAGTTCACCGTGAACCCGGACGGCGGCGTCGCCGACCCGACGGCCGTCAAGATCCCGGCGGACGGGGCCAAGCACGCTCTGGTGGGCGAGGCGGTGTTCTCGCCCGACGGCTCCACCGTGTACTCCGCCGTCAACGGCCAGAACCGAGTGGTCGCCATCGACACGGCGACCGGGACCATCGAGCAGAGCTGGGCCGTGGGCAACGCCCCGCGTGACATGGTCGAGGTCGGATCCAAGCTCTACGTCAGCAATGAGGGCGGGCGCCCGGCGAAGCCCGGCGACACCACCATCAACTCGTACGGCACCCAGGTGCCGGCCAGCCCGGTGACCGCCGCCACCACCACCGGCACGGTCAGCGTCATCGACCTGGCGAACCCGTCCGCCGCCGTCGCAAGCATCAACGTCGGCCTGCACCCGACCGCGCTGTACGCCAAGAAGGGCGCGCTGTTCGTCACCAACACCGCCACCAACGACGTGTCGGTCATCAACACCGCCGACGACAAGGTCGTGCAGACCATCGCCACCCAGCCGTGGCCGGAGGCGTCCGTGGGCTACGAGCCCGACGCGGTGACGCTCACCGACGACGGCCACCTGCTGGTGACGCTCGGCCGCGCCAACGCGGTCGCCGTCTACCGGTACACGAGCCCGCAGGAGCCGGTCAGTTACGTCGGCCTGCTCCCGACGGACTACTTCCCCGCGGAGATCGCTACCGTCGGCAACCAGGTGCTGGTCTCCAACACCCGTGGTGTCGACGCCCGCCGCCCCACCAACAGCGCCGGGCACGGCACCCACGACACGACCTCGAGCCTGCAGCGCTTCACACTGCCGGACGACAGCGTCATCAAGTCCGAGACGGCCAAGGTCTTCCAGCAGAACGGCTGGAACGCCGGCTCGGTCGCGCCGACCGACGGCAAGAGCACGGTGAAGCCGGTGTCGGTCCCCGCGCGGCTCGGCGACCTCTCGACGATCAAGCACGTCTTCCTGATCGTCAAGGAGAACCGGACCTACGACCAGGTCCTCGGCGACATGCCGCAGGGCAACGGCGATCCGTCGCTGGCGGAGTTCGGCGAGAACGTGACGCCGAACCAGCACGCGCTGGCCCAGCAGTTCGGGCTGTACGACAACATGTACGACATCGGCACGAACTCCGCCGAGGGCCACAACTGGCTGATGCAGGCCGACGATCCGGAGTACACCGAGTCCTCTGCCGGTGAGTACGCACGCAGTTACGACACCGAGGACGACGCACTCGGCCACCAGCGGACCGGGTTCCTCTGGACCGGCGCCCAGGCGGCCGGCAGGTCCGTACGGGACTTCGGCGAGTTCCAGCAGTTCCTGACCAAACCGTCGGGCGCGACCTGGCAGAACCTGTACTGCGACGCCAAGAACATGGACGCGACCGGGCAGGACACCGCCTACACCCTGAACTCGTCCTCGCCGATCCCGTCCCTCAACGACGTGTCGGTGCACGGCTTCCCGAAGTTCGACACCAGCATCCCGGACATCTACCGGGAGCAGATCTGGAAGCGTGACTTCGAGAAGAACGGGCCGGCGAACCTGAACATGTTCTGGCTCTCCAGCGACCACACCGGTGGCCCGGCGAACGCCGCCTCCCAGGTCGCGGACAACGACCTCGCGACCGGCAGGATCGTCGACGAGATCTCGCACAGCAAGTACTGGAAGGACTCGGCGATCTTCGTCGTCGAGGACGACTCCCAGGCCGGCCTCGACCACGTCGACGGCCACCGCGCCCCGATCCAGATCATCAGCCCCTGGGCCCGGCACGGCACCGTCGACAACCACTACTACACCCAGATCACGATGATCCGGACCATCGAGCAGATCCTCGGCATCCACCCGATGAACCAGAAGGACAGCGCGGCCACCCCGATGCGTGGGGCGTTCACCCAGCACCCGGACTACACACCGTTCAAGGCGCTGCCCAACCGGACCTCGCTGACCACGGGCCTGTCGACCCCGCCTGCCTGCGGCGTGGACACCCCGGCGCCCCAGGACCCCAGTGCGGCCGCGGTGCCGTCGGCGAAGGTGCCGGCGGACGAGCGGGCGGTCGCGGCGAAGTGGGAGGACTGGAAGTCGCACCAGCGGCTGACCGGCCCGAACGCCGTACCCGACTTCGCGAACCCCGCGCAGATGAACCACTTCACGTGGTACCAGACGCACGACTGGAAGAAGCCGTACCCCGGCGAGAGCAAGATTCTCACGCCGGACGACGTACCGGGCGCCTACCTCCCGTCGCCGGAGTCCGACGGCTGA
- a CDS encoding beta-ketoacyl synthase N-terminal-like domain-containing protein — translation MTQSPEQSRPSEQSCTSEQSHPPRTVDRGDDELIAVTALDCRFPGAPDTESFWDLLVAGRSGLTRQTERELAESGLPARLRRHPAHVPVSALIAGQDLFDPEPFGLTDAEAALMDPQQRLFLEACRRALERAGHGSGVGAGAVGIFAGAAHSDYLTRHLARRYADSAADPVGSLQAAISGVGDYLPLHVAHRLALTGPAISVGTACSTSLVAVHLAAQSLLAGECDTALAGGSSLIVPQGRGYLHVPDGIFSVDGRVRPFSAEGTGIVHSQGVGVAVLRRLADALADGDPVLAVLHGSAVNNDGGDRTGFTAPSPRGQARAISEALALAGATPRMISYVEAHGTATRLGDVVELAALKKVFGETGPAWCALGSVKSNIGHANSAAGIAGFAGFAKTVLALHHGVLPPSLGALPLNPDLELENSPFTVPHQADPWAGPRYAGVSSFGIGGTNCHVVLGSAPQRAMAPADGRPQLVLLSAHRDDALERLADATATALDQRDADTADAAYTLHTGREEQAHRTAAVLGETPGDTHRVLTSAPRRAVPPTRPRIVFAFPGGGAQYPGMGRELLTEEPEFARTVEECAALFAGRGDGTGSGLVPLLAAAPSDQEAVRLLRDPVQGLPALFTVSLATARTLRA, via the coding sequence ATGACCCAGTCCCCTGAACAGAGCCGTCCGTCCGAACAGAGCTGTACGTCCGAACAGAGCCACCCGCCGCGGACGGTGGACCGGGGAGACGACGAACTGATCGCCGTCACCGCCCTCGACTGCCGTTTCCCGGGTGCCCCCGACACCGAGTCCTTCTGGGACCTGCTCGTGGCGGGACGCAGCGGGCTGACCCGGCAGACCGAGCGGGAACTCGCCGAGAGCGGTCTGCCGGCCCGGCTGCGGCGCCACCCGGCGCATGTGCCGGTGAGCGCGCTGATCGCCGGCCAGGACCTGTTCGACCCGGAGCCGTTCGGGCTCACCGATGCCGAGGCCGCCCTGATGGATCCTCAGCAGAGGCTGTTCCTGGAGGCGTGCCGGCGGGCGCTGGAACGGGCCGGACACGGATCGGGCGTCGGGGCGGGCGCCGTGGGAATCTTCGCCGGTGCCGCCCACAGCGACTACCTGACGCGTCACCTCGCCCGCCGCTACGCCGACTCCGCCGCCGACCCGGTGGGCAGTCTCCAGGCGGCGATCTCGGGCGTCGGCGACTACCTGCCGCTGCACGTCGCCCACCGGCTGGCCCTCACCGGACCGGCGATCTCGGTCGGCACCGCCTGCTCCACCTCGCTCGTGGCGGTCCATCTGGCGGCGCAGTCCCTGCTGGCGGGGGAGTGCGACACCGCCCTGGCCGGCGGCTCCTCACTGATCGTTCCGCAGGGCCGGGGCTACCTCCACGTCCCCGACGGCATCTTCTCCGTCGACGGGCGGGTACGTCCGTTCTCCGCGGAGGGCACCGGCATCGTGCACAGCCAGGGGGTGGGCGTCGCCGTACTGCGCCGCCTGGCGGACGCCCTCGCCGACGGGGACCCGGTCCTCGCCGTCCTGCACGGGTCCGCGGTGAACAACGACGGCGGGGACCGTACCGGTTTCACGGCGCCGTCCCCGCGCGGACAGGCACGCGCGATCTCCGAGGCCCTCGCCCTCGCCGGCGCCACACCGAGGATGATCAGTTACGTCGAGGCCCACGGAACCGCCACCCGACTCGGTGACGTGGTCGAACTCGCGGCCCTGAAGAAGGTCTTCGGCGAGACCGGCCCCGCGTGGTGCGCCCTCGGCTCCGTCAAGAGCAACATCGGGCACGCCAACTCGGCGGCCGGCATCGCCGGATTCGCCGGATTCGCCAAGACGGTGCTCGCGCTGCACCACGGCGTCCTTCCCCCCTCCCTCGGCGCCCTGCCCCTGAACCCCGATCTCGAACTGGAGAACTCCCCGTTCACCGTGCCGCACCAGGCCGACCCGTGGGCGGGACCGCGCTACGCGGGCGTCAGCTCCTTCGGTATAGGCGGCACCAATTGCCACGTGGTGCTGGGCAGTGCGCCGCAGCGCGCCATGGCCCCCGCGGACGGCCGCCCCCAGCTGGTCCTGCTGTCCGCACATCGCGACGACGCCCTGGAACGTCTGGCCGACGCCACGGCCACCGCCCTGGACCAGCGGGACGCCGACACGGCCGACGCCGCGTACACCCTGCACACCGGCCGCGAAGAACAGGCCCACCGGACCGCCGCGGTGCTCGGTGAGACACCCGGCGACACGCACCGCGTCCTCACCTCCGCACCTCGCCGCGCCGTCCCGCCCACCAGGCCGAGGATCGTCTTCGCCTTCCCCGGCGGCGGCGCCCAGTACCCGGGCATGGGTCGTGAACTCCTCACCGAGGAGCCCGAGTTCGCCCGCACGGTGGAGGAGTGTGCGGCGCTCTTCGCCGGGCGTGGCGACGGCACCGGCTCCGGACTCGTCCCGCTCCTGGCCGCGGCCCCCTCGGACCAGGAGGCCGTCAGGCTGCTGCGGGATCCGGTGCAGGGACTCCCGGCGCTGTTCACCGTCTCGCTCGCCACGGCACGCACCCTGCGCGCCTAG
- a CDS encoding non-ribosomal peptide synthetase: MSQLVPAEGVLASTIECIGEVLGMQSDLITPDTPLSALGLESFTAVRLRRRIRERTDADLPLTTFLDGATAQDVANRLAAEVRQAPAQAQTGRPEEEPAPSGTQADASAGIPPDDGGPFPLTPIQASYFVGRQEGLPLGGVATFYYYEYDRAAEDPLADLGRLEAAWNRLIEHHPMLRMTVDERGRQRILADVGPYRIGTTDLRNASPTDADLALSRLRHERSHQVRPTGTWPLFDIHAALLPDGRTRLHVGVDVLITDLAGWMLLMRQWGRLVTDPAAQLPVPETDFARMQRARTTDPEWAARRTRDRAYWSERAPRLPDAPRLPVLREPEDTTPPRFVRSAAALDAATWAAVRARSAEFGVTPTATLLAAFAALLGRWGAGDRIGLNTTLFDRPETSGEAADAVGAFTTTALVGTPPFTPGRWEGFAGYAAEVNRCFWEDLDHRSVSGVEVLRDHVPVRSSDTAPAPRYPVVFTSGVGLCGDDEPPAAWIGEEVYGISQTPQVLLDHIVWDEGGRLRLAWDWVDGAFPAGYVQALLDAHVRLLSRLAESAAWRDPALGWDPTFRPEEPLDVTPFPDAGPLLHSPVREAAGRYPQRPALHGASGAVTHGRLAENAAATAALLTAHQAGPGDLVAVACEKGVAQITAVLGVSAAGAGYLPIEPTWPDARVAAVCERAGVRHALVGRGVKIAWPPGVTVHRLTATGRPARRAVPEDLVAAKTPSPDDLAYTLFTSGSTGSPKGVEIQHRAARTTIDDIVDRFGIGADDRVLALSALSFDLSVFDIYGVLGAGGSLVLPDPARQRDPQHWLELAGRHGVTVWNTAPALLEMLVEYAELEEEAAAEALRTLRLVMLSGDWIPLTLPERLRGLAPQAEFMSLGGATEASIWSITYPVDRTDPDWRSIPYGRVLRGQSFHVLDEQGAPCPVGEAGELFIGGDGLARGYAGDPVQSAERFAIHPVLGQRLYRTGDLGRWTVEGAIEFLGRADRQVKIRGHRIELGEIEAVLGRHPGVRQCVASSVRGPDGRPRLVAHLSPKGTAQAPSPEDLAAALRERLPEYMIPSRFVVLDQLPVTANGKIDHAALTSPYREQEVLSDGRSATAEPVVAAEPRSAADVPSQETGTGWAAAALDEAAALGLEAAIVLRPGGLPPDQALEATANWLRRVRQLAGPSRLEPRLAAGGLAEIVHRPAAPGTAVAGPVPSPGTAVAGPVPSPGATVSIVPAELVRDATVSVPPAAQHADPVRDQTVLDEVTSVFADLTGSPVQADSTFTALGATSLTLVLAHRRLRQGIAPRLALGDMFAHAGVGSLAARIGELHAQASHTRARAPQPRGGASRTAPSATGDADLVPQTRRASRVAARALARETAG, from the coding sequence ATGAGTCAGCTCGTCCCCGCCGAAGGCGTCCTCGCAAGCACCATCGAATGTATCGGCGAAGTCCTCGGCATGCAGAGCGACTTGATCACGCCGGACACACCCTTGTCGGCTCTGGGCCTCGAGTCGTTCACCGCGGTACGGCTGCGGCGCCGGATCCGCGAGCGCACCGATGCCGATCTTCCCCTCACGACGTTCCTCGACGGCGCCACGGCTCAGGACGTCGCGAACCGGCTCGCCGCCGAAGTACGGCAGGCACCTGCTCAAGCACAGACCGGGAGGCCGGAGGAGGAACCGGCACCGAGCGGTACGCAGGCCGATGCCTCCGCCGGGATTCCGCCGGACGACGGCGGGCCGTTCCCCCTGACGCCCATTCAGGCGTCCTACTTCGTCGGCCGGCAGGAAGGACTGCCCCTCGGAGGGGTGGCCACCTTCTACTACTACGAGTACGACCGTGCAGCCGAGGACCCCCTCGCGGATCTCGGACGCCTGGAAGCGGCCTGGAACCGGCTGATCGAGCACCATCCGATGCTCCGCATGACCGTGGACGAACGCGGCCGACAGCGCATCCTCGCCGACGTCGGGCCCTACCGGATCGGCACCACCGACCTGCGGAACGCCTCCCCGACCGACGCCGACCTCGCGCTGTCCCGCCTTCGCCACGAGCGCTCCCACCAGGTGAGGCCGACCGGCACCTGGCCGCTCTTCGACATCCACGCGGCGCTGCTGCCGGACGGCAGGACACGGCTCCACGTCGGCGTGGACGTGCTCATCACCGATCTCGCGGGCTGGATGCTCCTGATGCGCCAGTGGGGCCGGCTCGTCACCGATCCCGCCGCACAACTTCCGGTTCCGGAAACGGACTTCGCGCGCATGCAGCGGGCCCGTACGACCGACCCGGAGTGGGCCGCACGTCGGACACGCGACCGTGCCTACTGGTCCGAGCGAGCTCCCCGGCTCCCCGACGCCCCGCGCCTTCCTGTGCTGCGCGAGCCGGAGGACACCACGCCTCCCCGGTTCGTCCGGAGCGCCGCCGCCCTCGACGCGGCGACGTGGGCCGCCGTCCGTGCCCGCAGCGCGGAATTCGGCGTCACCCCGACCGCCACCCTCCTCGCCGCCTTCGCCGCCCTGCTGGGCCGCTGGGGAGCCGGTGACCGAATAGGCCTCAACACCACCCTGTTCGACCGGCCCGAGACATCGGGTGAGGCGGCCGACGCGGTGGGCGCCTTCACCACCACCGCCCTGGTTGGCACACCTCCCTTCACGCCCGGCCGTTGGGAGGGTTTCGCGGGCTACGCCGCGGAGGTCAACCGATGTTTCTGGGAAGACCTGGACCACCGTTCCGTCTCCGGGGTGGAGGTGCTCAGGGACCACGTCCCGGTACGGAGCTCCGACACCGCTCCCGCTCCCCGTTATCCGGTGGTGTTCACCAGTGGGGTGGGTCTCTGTGGTGACGACGAGCCGCCCGCCGCGTGGATCGGCGAGGAGGTCTACGGCATCTCGCAGACCCCGCAGGTCCTTCTGGACCACATCGTGTGGGACGAGGGCGGCCGGCTCCGGCTCGCCTGGGACTGGGTCGACGGCGCGTTCCCCGCCGGTTACGTACAGGCCCTGCTCGACGCCCATGTCCGGCTGCTGAGCAGACTGGCGGAGAGCGCCGCCTGGCGGGATCCCGCTCTGGGCTGGGACCCGACCTTCCGTCCCGAGGAGCCCCTCGACGTCACGCCCTTCCCCGACGCGGGCCCTCTCCTGCACTCGCCGGTGCGGGAAGCCGCCGGACGGTACCCGCAGCGGCCCGCCCTGCACGGGGCATCCGGTGCGGTCACGCACGGCCGGCTCGCGGAGAACGCCGCCGCCACCGCCGCGCTGCTGACCGCCCATCAGGCCGGGCCCGGTGACCTCGTGGCCGTGGCCTGCGAGAAGGGCGTCGCCCAGATCACCGCCGTCCTCGGGGTCAGCGCCGCCGGGGCGGGCTACCTGCCCATCGAGCCGACGTGGCCCGACGCCCGGGTCGCCGCCGTCTGCGAACGAGCCGGTGTCCGGCACGCGCTGGTCGGCCGCGGAGTCAAGATCGCCTGGCCGCCCGGTGTCACCGTGCACCGGCTGACCGCCACGGGCAGGCCCGCACGCCGTGCCGTCCCCGAAGACCTCGTGGCCGCCAAGACGCCGAGCCCGGACGACCTCGCCTACACGCTCTTCACCTCCGGCTCCACGGGCAGCCCGAAGGGCGTGGAGATCCAGCACCGCGCGGCCCGCACCACCATCGACGACATCGTGGACCGGTTCGGCATCGGCGCCGACGACCGCGTACTCGCCCTGTCCGCCCTCAGCTTCGACCTGTCGGTCTTCGACATCTACGGCGTCCTGGGCGCGGGCGGCTCCCTGGTGCTCCCCGACCCCGCCCGGCAACGTGACCCGCAGCACTGGCTGGAACTGGCGGGACGTCACGGCGTCACCGTGTGGAACACCGCTCCGGCCCTGCTGGAGATGCTGGTCGAGTACGCGGAGCTGGAAGAGGAAGCAGCCGCCGAGGCCCTGCGCACCCTGCGCCTGGTGATGCTGTCCGGCGACTGGATCCCCCTGACCCTGCCCGAGCGGCTGCGCGGACTCGCCCCGCAGGCCGAGTTCATGAGCCTGGGCGGCGCCACCGAGGCGTCGATCTGGTCCATCACCTACCCCGTCGACCGCACCGATCCGGACTGGCGCAGCATCCCCTACGGCCGGGTCCTGCGCGGCCAGTCCTTCCACGTACTGGACGAGCAGGGTGCGCCGTGCCCGGTCGGTGAGGCCGGCGAACTGTTCATCGGCGGTGACGGGCTGGCCCGCGGCTACGCCGGCGATCCCGTCCAGAGCGCCGAGCGCTTCGCGATCCACCCGGTCCTCGGGCAGCGTCTGTATCGCACCGGTGACCTGGGCAGGTGGACGGTGGAGGGGGCCATCGAGTTCCTCGGCCGTGCCGACCGGCAGGTGAAGATCCGGGGGCATCGGATCGAGCTGGGTGAGATCGAGGCGGTGCTGGGCCGGCATCCCGGTGTGCGGCAGTGCGTCGCCTCGTCCGTGCGGGGACCTGACGGGCGGCCGCGGCTCGTCGCCCATCTGTCACCGAAGGGAACCGCCCAGGCCCCGTCTCCCGAGGACTTGGCGGCCGCGCTGCGTGAGCGGCTGCCCGAGTACATGATCCCCAGCCGGTTCGTCGTCCTGGACCAGCTGCCGGTCACCGCCAACGGCAAGATCGACCACGCGGCCCTCACGAGCCCGTACCGGGAACAGGAGGTCCTGAGCGACGGCCGGTCCGCGACCGCGGAACCCGTGGTCGCCGCCGAGCCGAGGTCCGCGGCGGACGTGCCGTCGCAGGAGACCGGCACGGGGTGGGCCGCCGCGGCGCTCGACGAGGCCGCCGCGCTCGGGCTCGAAGCCGCGATCGTCCTCAGGCCCGGCGGGCTTCCCCCCGACCAGGCGCTGGAGGCGACCGCGAACTGGCTGCGACGCGTGCGGCAACTGGCCGGGCCGTCCCGCCTCGAGCCACGGCTCGCCGCCGGGGGACTGGCCGAGATCGTCCACCGTCCGGCTGCCCCGGGCACGGCAGTCGCCGGACCGGTCCCTTCCCCGGGCACGGCAGTCGCCGGACCGGTCCCTTCCCCGGGCGCCACGGTCTCCATCGTCCCTGCCGAACTCGTGCGGGACGCCACCGTCTCCGTTCCGCCTGCCGCGCAACATGCCGACCCGGTGCGGGACCAGACCGTGCTCGACGAAGTCACGTCCGTCTTCGCGGATCTCACCGGAAGCCCGGTCCAGGCGGACAGCACCTTCACGGCCCTGGGCGCGACCTCGCTCACCCTGGTTCTGGCACATCGCCGGCTCCGCCAGGGCATCGCCCCACGCCTGGCGCTGGGCGACATGTTCGCGCACGCCGGCGTCGGCTCACTCGCCGCCCGGATCGGCGAACTGCACGCGCAGGCATCGCACACCCGAGCACGCGCCCCGCAGCCCCGGGGCGGCGCGAGCCGAACGGCGCCCTCGGCCACCGGTGACGCCGACCTCGTACCCCAGACACGCCGGGCCTCGCGGGTCGCCGCGCGTGCCCTTGCCCGGGAGACCGCCGGATGA
- a CDS encoding class I SAM-dependent methyltransferase: MDPYERSAEYLDLMIAGTWQSLGPALAEALQQVKAGPGPVVDVGAGTGRGVRVICAALEGDDPVLAVEPSSAMRAVLLARVHDDPDLRERVTVLAEDAVRASLPDGLRAMVAMNVLGHLPPAERRALWAGAARRLATGGALVVSVTPPFAPEQVPRTRMASVAVGALHYEGWATAEPSGEDEITWRMDYRVLRDGRPLSEVTVDYRWWVASESRLAEEAAEAGLVMRPVGQPGLGLHLLTRPGE, translated from the coding sequence TTGGATCCGTACGAACGCTCGGCCGAGTACCTCGACCTCATGATCGCCGGGACATGGCAGTCCCTAGGCCCGGCGTTGGCCGAAGCGCTCCAGCAGGTGAAGGCGGGGCCCGGGCCGGTGGTCGATGTCGGGGCCGGTACCGGCAGGGGAGTGCGAGTGATCTGTGCCGCGCTTGAGGGCGATGACCCCGTGCTGGCCGTCGAGCCCTCTTCCGCCATGCGCGCCGTGCTGCTGGCGCGCGTCCACGACGACCCTGACCTGCGCGAGCGCGTCACGGTGCTGGCGGAGGACGCCGTACGCGCCTCGCTCCCCGACGGTCTGCGCGCGATGGTCGCGATGAACGTACTGGGACACCTGCCGCCGGCCGAACGGCGGGCCTTGTGGGCGGGTGCCGCACGCCGACTCGCAACCGGCGGCGCACTCGTCGTCAGCGTCACTCCGCCCTTCGCGCCCGAGCAGGTTCCGCGCACTCGGATGGCTTCGGTGGCCGTGGGCGCCCTCCACTACGAGGGGTGGGCCACCGCGGAGCCCTCGGGGGAGGACGAGATCACGTGGCGCATGGACTACCGCGTCCTGCGGGACGGTCGGCCGCTGTCCGAGGTCACGGTCGACTACCGCTGGTGGGTGGCGAGCGAGAGCCGGCTGGCCGAGGAGGCCGCCGAAGCCGGGCTGGTGATGCGGCCCGTAGGGCAGCCCGGTCTCGGGCTGCACCTCCTCACGCGCCCGGGTGAGTAA